The following coding sequences lie in one Bacteroidota bacterium genomic window:
- a CDS encoding oligosaccharide flippase family protein, whose amino-acid sequence MNSLLKKLLTSNNFLSLANNGLVAFFAFVSFFLLVRALPQETFGEWVLLITTGGFIDMLRFGITRTAVIRFVSGAEEQDAKALIGANSLINFFSTALTSLLIYFIYLTLEERLADSGFLLFFKWYPLLAFFNLGFNNAQSVLQAKMRFDLMLALRMVNVLSFMLFLVINLWTKYDIDTIVWAYLVTNLISSLLASVFNWDGIRYTFKATRQAIRVILNFGKYTTGTLIGSNLLRSSDTFIIGLSSFMGAAGVAVYSIPLKLTEIIEIPLRSFAGTAFPSMSKAAIEGKTDEARLIFYRNAGGTTLLMVPLMALSFIFAEQIVWFLGGDDYVVSANIFRIFCIYGLLLPIDRFLGVGLDSINMPRQNFYKVLYMATFNIIGDLIVVFGLLQLLLGSSWLVLLGQGFAPDDAYRIAHGFSLIKSLEMVAIVTILFTVIGIMVGYYYMDKTLKLDKYAIFAEGINVLKTNWHILLDNLKHNRRA is encoded by the coding sequence TTGAACAGCCTCCTGAAAAAGCTGCTGACCAGCAATAATTTCCTCTCGCTGGCAAATAACGGGCTGGTTGCATTCTTTGCTTTTGTCAGTTTTTTTCTACTGGTCAGAGCTTTACCTCAGGAAACTTTTGGCGAATGGGTTTTGCTCATCACCACAGGAGGTTTTATTGATATGCTTCGGTTCGGGATTACCCGGACTGCCGTGATACGTTTTGTCTCCGGAGCGGAAGAACAGGATGCCAAAGCACTCATCGGGGCCAACAGCCTTATAAATTTCTTCTCCACCGCACTTACCTCTCTTTTAATCTATTTTATCTATCTCACATTGGAAGAGCGACTTGCCGATTCCGGTTTCCTGCTGTTTTTCAAGTGGTATCCGCTGCTGGCATTTTTCAACCTTGGTTTCAACAATGCCCAATCAGTCCTTCAGGCCAAAATGCGTTTTGACCTGATGCTGGCGCTCAGGATGGTGAATGTGCTCAGCTTCATGCTATTCCTGGTTATCAATTTGTGGACGAAGTACGACATTGATACCATCGTCTGGGCCTACCTCGTCACCAACCTCATCAGCTCCCTCCTGGCCTCGGTTTTCAACTGGGACGGAATAAGATACACATTCAAGGCTACCAGGCAGGCTATACGGGTCATCCTGAATTTCGGAAAATACACTACAGGCACCCTGATCGGGAGTAACCTGCTGCGAAGCTCCGATACATTTATTATCGGGTTGAGTAGTTTCATGGGAGCAGCCGGGGTAGCCGTGTACAGTATTCCGCTCAAATTGACCGAGATTATTGAGATACCCCTCAGAAGTTTTGCCGGCACGGCATTTCCAAGCATGTCGAAAGCTGCCATTGAAGGCAAAACCGACGAAGCCAGATTGATCTTTTACAGGAATGCCGGAGGCACTACCCTGCTCATGGTTCCACTCATGGCCCTGAGTTTCATATTTGCTGAACAAATTGTTTGGTTTCTCGGAGGTGACGATTATGTGGTTTCAGCGAATATTTTCAGAATCTTCTGCATCTATGGTCTGCTGCTTCCCATTGACCGCTTTCTGGGTGTTGGGCTGGACAGCATCAATATGCCGAGGCAGAACTTTTACAAAGTATTATATATGGCCACCTTTAATATAATAGGTGACCTGATTGTGGTTTTTGGACTTTTGCAGCTGTTGCTTGGCAGTTCATGGCTGGTATTGCTCGGACAAGGTTTTGCTCCCGACGATGCCTACCGCATTGCCCATGGTTTTTCGCTGATCAAAAGCCTCGAAATGGTGGCGATTGTCACTATACTTTTCACTGTGATAGGCATTATGGTGGGTTATTACTATATGGATAAGACCCTGAAGCTTGACAAATATGCTATATTTGCTGAAGGCATAAATGTGCTGAAAACAAACTGGCATATTTTGCTTGATAATCTTAAACACAACAGGCGCGCATGA
- a CDS encoding O-antigen ligase family protein encodes MNLFSSLRDKNGAEKLQHPLMVLMLVVLAVLLGYIIARGGMMVAIALVGLFPAIVFANRFLNNPRVGVYTIIVLAFTAIGLTRYIRGVPLGLTIDGFLVLTYIAIFFRYFYEKINFNQINRDIIYLSVVWFLYSILQLVNPEALSRTAWFYAMRGISLYMLLLIPIALLIFNRLRYLMILLYMWGAFSILGTLKGLQQLYIGPDYAEQFWLDTVGAVTHVLFGELRAFSFYSDAGQFGAAQGAAGIVGLLVATNIKGKFNKIFFTVMGITGLWGMMISGTRGAMIVPMVGGATYILLRKNFKAFFIGSILMAFVYAFFAYTYIGQGNSQIRRMRTAFRPEDDASYLVRLENRRILSGYLRTKPFGGGIGSAGDWGKRFSPQGFLAQIATDSWYVQIWAEQGIVGLILHLFILSYILLKGSYIIMFRLKEPELRGIMAALMAGFTGIMGASYGNGVLGQMPTGVLTYLSWSFIFMSQQLEREYIYLTGKNLNPWSFKNKT; translated from the coding sequence ATGAACCTTTTCTCGTCGTTGAGGGACAAAAACGGTGCAGAGAAGTTGCAGCATCCTTTGATGGTGCTGATGCTTGTCGTGCTTGCTGTGCTGCTGGGATACATCATTGCCAGAGGTGGAATGATGGTCGCGATCGCCTTGGTTGGCTTGTTTCCTGCCATAGTTTTTGCCAACAGATTTCTCAACAACCCAAGGGTTGGGGTTTATACCATCATCGTACTGGCTTTCACCGCCATCGGGCTAACCCGCTACATCCGTGGTGTGCCGCTTGGTCTTACCATTGATGGTTTTCTTGTGCTGACCTACATCGCGATATTTTTCAGGTACTTTTACGAAAAAATTAACTTCAACCAGATCAACCGCGACATCATTTACCTTTCTGTGGTCTGGTTTTTATATAGCATCCTGCAATTGGTTAATCCCGAAGCCCTGAGCCGGACAGCATGGTTTTATGCCATGCGTGGTATCTCGCTCTACATGCTCCTTTTGATTCCAATAGCCCTGCTGATTTTCAACAGATTACGCTATTTAATGATCTTACTGTACATGTGGGGGGCTTTTTCGATCTTGGGAACCCTCAAAGGCCTTCAGCAGCTATACATCGGCCCTGACTATGCAGAGCAATTCTGGCTGGACACCGTGGGAGCAGTCACGCACGTGCTTTTTGGTGAGTTGCGGGCGTTTTCATTTTATTCCGACGCTGGTCAGTTTGGGGCAGCCCAGGGGGCCGCAGGTATCGTTGGATTGCTTGTGGCTACTAATATCAAAGGTAAATTCAACAAGATTTTTTTCACAGTAATGGGCATAACCGGGCTATGGGGCATGATGATCTCCGGAACGCGCGGAGCCATGATTGTACCTATGGTTGGAGGTGCTACTTATATCCTCCTCCGGAAAAATTTCAAGGCCTTTTTCATAGGAAGTATCCTGATGGCTTTCGTTTATGCCTTTTTTGCCTATACCTATATTGGTCAGGGCAACTCACAGATCCGCCGTATGCGAACGGCTTTCCGCCCGGAAGACGATGCTTCCTACCTGGTTCGCCTTGAAAACCGGCGCATATTGAGTGGTTACCTGAGAACCAAGCCTTTCGGTGGAGGTATCGGAAGCGCCGGTGACTGGGGCAAACGCTTCTCGCCTCAGGGCTTTCTGGCGCAAATTGCAACCGACAGCTGGTATGTGCAGATCTGGGCTGAACAAGGCATCGTCGGACTCATTTTGCATTTGTTTATCCTGAGCTATATTTTGCTCAAAGGTTCCTACATCATCATGTTCAGGCTCAAAGAGCCGGAGTTGCGCGGCATAATGGCGGCCCTCATGGCAGGATTCACCGGAATCATGGGGGCCAGCTACGGAAACGGTGTGTTGGGGCAAATGCCGACAGGAGTCTTGACCTACCTGAGCTGGTCGTTCATTTTTATGAGCCAGCAGCTCGAAAGGGAGTATATCTATCTGACTGGCAAGAACTTAAACCCCTGGTCGTTTAAGAACAAAACCTGA
- a CDS encoding glycosyltransferase family 2 protein, with amino-acid sequence MMVTQSVQTWPKVSVVTVNYNQSAVTCALLASLRKVNYPNLEVIVVDNGSPSDNPDIIAEKFPEVKLIKTGKNLGFAGGNNAALPFASGKYLLFINNDTEVEPDFLEPMVELLEQNPEIGMVSPRIQFFHSPGILQFAGFTPFSKITARNFAIGFGQKDVGQYDQTVCETGSIFGAAMLVPRAVIDKVGPMDEIYFLYYEEHDWAARIKSAGYKIYFDGRSLVRHKESISTVKESPFQIYYLHRGRVLYVRRNTHGIYKVLSLTYHYTIVLAINALRFILKKRPDLAKAFLKAMYWNIVHPCR; translated from the coding sequence ATGATGGTGACGCAGTCCGTTCAAACGTGGCCGAAAGTATCGGTGGTCACAGTCAACTATAACCAATCGGCGGTCACCTGCGCACTGCTCGCCTCGCTCAGAAAGGTTAATTACCCCAACTTAGAGGTCATTGTGGTGGACAATGGTTCCCCTTCAGACAACCCTGACATTATTGCCGAAAAATTTCCTGAAGTTAAATTGATCAAAACCGGCAAGAACCTTGGCTTTGCCGGAGGCAACAACGCTGCCCTGCCCTTTGCTTCGGGAAAATACCTCTTATTTATCAACAATGATACCGAGGTAGAACCAGATTTCCTTGAACCCATGGTAGAATTGCTGGAGCAGAACCCGGAAATCGGCATGGTGAGTCCCCGCATTCAGTTTTTTCACAGCCCGGGAATACTGCAGTTTGCCGGTTTCACGCCCTTCAGCAAAATCACTGCCCGCAATTTTGCCATTGGTTTCGGACAAAAAGATGTCGGCCAATACGACCAGACCGTTTGCGAAACCGGCTCCATATTTGGCGCTGCCATGCTCGTTCCACGCGCTGTAATTGACAAGGTAGGCCCAATGGACGAAATTTACTTCCTTTATTATGAGGAACACGACTGGGCTGCACGCATTAAAAGCGCAGGTTACAAAATTTATTTTGATGGCCGCTCACTCGTCCGCCATAAAGAATCCATTTCCACCGTCAAGGAAAGCCCTTTTCAAATTTACTATCTGCACCGTGGCCGGGTGCTGTACGTCAGGCGAAATACCCACGGAATCTACAAAGTGCTGAGCTTGACATACCATTATACCATTGTGTTGGCAATCAACGCCTTAAGGTTTATACTGAAAAAGAGGCCCGACCTGGCCAAAGCTTTCCTGAAGGCCATGTATTGGAATATTGTTCATCCTTGCCGTTAA
- a CDS encoding glycosyltransferase codes for MPEPVYIILKVIEYLVFVYFAFSAVYITVFGIAALFYKKPASVPVKTYRKIAVMIPGYKEDRVIVGVAKDALEQDYPQDKFEVIVIADTFKPETIEALRSIPVRVVEVVFEVSKKSKALNKCMEVIGDSYDIAMILDADNIMAHDVLQQINQAFERGFQAVQAHRTAKNLNTPYAVLDAISEEINNNIFRKGHRALGLSSALIGSGMGIDYSLYKSTMATIDSVGEDKEVELKFLRRGITIEYLPDADVFDEKTSKSEVFVNQRRRWLAAQFVYVRTHLWDGVKQLIAKGNFDYFDKVIQFMQPPRIILSGLSFILALVYLTIELLWPDFYSQLAVSFKHWLLIFLTSSLILLLNTPKRFFRTNTIAALLYLPSGFLLMIKSLLKIRGASKKFIHTTHEHTDHDVKRNKGKE; via the coding sequence ATGCCAGAGCCTGTCTATATCATCCTGAAAGTGATTGAATACCTGGTGTTTGTCTATTTCGCATTTTCTGCTGTCTATATCACCGTTTTTGGGATAGCAGCTCTTTTCTACAAAAAACCGGCTTCAGTTCCGGTAAAGACATACCGGAAAATTGCGGTGATGATTCCCGGCTATAAAGAAGACAGGGTGATCGTTGGTGTGGCGAAGGATGCACTGGAGCAGGATTATCCGCAGGACAAGTTTGAGGTGATTGTGATAGCCGACACATTTAAGCCTGAGACCATTGAAGCATTGCGTTCGATTCCGGTGCGCGTTGTCGAAGTGGTCTTTGAGGTGAGCAAGAAATCGAAAGCGCTGAACAAATGCATGGAAGTGATTGGTGATTCGTACGATATCGCCATGATTCTCGATGCAGACAACATCATGGCACACGATGTGCTTCAGCAGATCAATCAGGCTTTTGAGCGTGGTTTTCAGGCGGTTCAGGCCCATCGTACAGCCAAAAACCTCAACACCCCATATGCCGTGCTCGATGCCATCAGCGAAGAAATCAACAACAATATTTTTCGAAAGGGCCACCGGGCATTGGGACTTTCGTCGGCCCTCATCGGGTCGGGTATGGGCATTGACTACAGCCTGTACAAAAGTACGATGGCCACCATCGATTCGGTAGGTGAAGACAAAGAAGTGGAACTGAAATTCCTGCGCAGAGGAATCACCATCGAATACCTGCCGGATGCAGATGTGTTCGACGAAAAGACCTCAAAGTCGGAAGTCTTTGTGAACCAACGCCGCCGATGGCTGGCTGCCCAGTTTGTTTACGTACGCACACACCTCTGGGATGGGGTTAAACAACTGATTGCCAAAGGAAATTTCGATTACTTCGACAAGGTGATCCAGTTTATGCAACCCCCGAGAATCATTCTCTCCGGCCTGAGTTTCATATTGGCCCTGGTTTATCTTACTATTGAGCTGCTTTGGCCGGATTTTTACAGCCAGCTTGCAGTCAGCTTTAAGCATTGGTTACTCATCTTCCTCACAAGCAGCCTTATCCTTTTGCTCAACACCCCAAAGCGTTTCTTCAGAACAAATACCATTGCAGCCCTGCTTTATCTGCCATCGGGTTTCCTGCTGATGATCAAGAGCTTACTAAAAATCCGAGGTGCATCTAAAAAGTTCATTCACACCACACACGAGCACACCGACCACGATGTAAAAAGAAATAAGGGGAAGGAGTAA